From Malaya genurostris strain Urasoe2022 chromosome 2, Malgen_1.1, whole genome shotgun sequence:
CCCTCTGGTGGAACTGGCTATCATGCTCCTCACGGAGGTTTCCAAGGCGGTGGTGTTGCTCCAGCCGTTAATTATGCCCCGGCACCAAGCTTCCCGATAGCTGCGATACCGGCCGGAGCGTATAAACCTCAATCTTCAGGAATCGGCCTGGGAGGAATTGCTGCTGGAGTTGGAACTGGTTTACTTGCAGGTGCTGCTGGAGCGGCCATCTATAATGCACTGAAACCGGAAGACCGTGTTATTTATCGAGATCGTGTAACTGTCGTCAATGCAAACccagaaaataataataataataatgcagCACCAGCAGCTGGTGTCCCGGCTCCTCAAgccccagcagcagcagcaccggCACCTGGAGCAGCTGCACCTGCCGCTGCTGCACCATCCGGTGATGCCATGAATCCACAGGCAGTTCCTCATGATTCTAAAGACGGTGGAGTATCGGGTGTTCCCAATACTCCAGTAATTATGAACAACAATTCAACTGGCGAGCAACAGTCTAATTCTACCGAAACGCCACTTGCACCGTATAATGAAACCAATCCTGCACCAGTTCCTACCGGAAAACAATACTACCCGCCACCTGGTCAATATTATCCAGCTACGGGACAATACGTCCCACCAGGCGAATATGATCCAGCAACTGGTGTGTTCACACCAGGACGATACATCCCGGACACGAACATATTCCAGCAAGGTCAATACGATCCGttgactcaaattttcacccccGGAAACTATGATGCAGCCACTGGGCAATTTGTTCCTGATCCCAACAACGGACCGGTTAATTTGGGTACCGCGATTTCCCAGGAAATTGTACCAGCGATCACTAGTCAACCGTTGAACCAGTGGCCTCAGGAAACCAGTGGAGCCATGTCGTTCAAATCATGCTTGCTTTCAACAATACCAGTGGTACTGGCTACCATCGCGCGTTTCATCTAGAACCCCACTTGGTTTGCGATGCTTGTTTAATAGAGGGGTACATCACTGCTAGTCAAaattgcatacttcgtttgatGACTCAACCAATTGCATTGAGTGAGATAAAGCACGAATTGAAATGAATAAAACATGAAAAAGGAAACTTGAGTAACTAACAACTAACAGGAAGTATTCAACCACATGCAATTCTGCTGAAGCTGCTGAACGAAGAGCTAGTTTACAAGCAGCAACAGCAAGATGTATTGCATGTTTTAAGCTTTTAACTGAACCAACCTTTGGAGATATCGCGGCTCAATGATCCTGACAGAAACAGTGTAAAGGTTCGTAGCACCAGATCATTTGTACTATATTGGACGACCACTTGATAGAGTAGTAATTAACTTGATGTCATCTCTCGGCACATACTCAGCTAAAACGGAATTCCCGGCACCTGTGGaagaattttataaacagcaaTCACTGCAAAACATCACAATAATTAGGTCTAATTGATCATGTAATCTCGCAAACTATCTCTCTTTCTTTCAATGCCAAACTGTCCCACCCTGTCAACTATTTCACAATTGTGAAACAACAGCTTACTCCATTGTTTTTTGGGGACACGTTCGAACTGAATTACAATAAACAACTTTATACCATATATATGTACTAGTAGGGTCTAAGTAGGCTATACGAAACTGTTTATGTGGTAGCTGTAACTTTTCCTTTGGATAGTTTTACATGGCATTCCTGCCGGTTTTGACAGCAGCAGCTCTCTGAGATCTTAAATATAtgcattattgaatgtttcGCAAAGTCGAACGTCTATGTGATAGAAAAAGATATTATACTGAACAAGAATATGTACCTACAGTGAACATGTATTATATTTTCCTTTCTCCTAAATCATCTCAAAGAATTTTACTGGAGAAATTTATGTTGGACTATGAATAttatattgatgtggaacaaacaTAACACTACAACACAGTTGTACAAAGTTATCACATTGTTAACAGAACAAATGTGCTTTCCGATAGAATTCACAATACACTACACAGTCTTGGAACAGATAATTACCATCACAAATTCTAGTGAATTAATAAATACAGGCATAATTTGGACATGTGCTATAAAACTAATTTTGCTTGCTTCGCAAGACTACAGATTGGAATTATGAAGTGAGAATACTGTTAAAACTAAGGAAGCAAACATAACATCACTATTTTTTGATTGGAATGATTCGAATATGTAACACCCGGTTGGTTTTTCGGTAATAAAGGTTTTTcccaaaattcaaaaaaaatcgatattatTTTTCTCTGATATTAATTTATCACATTCAGTTCCGTCCTGTGATGTCTGTGATGCGGTTTGAAAAtactgtatgaaatgttcaaaacgacgaatgtaacaatgagagactcactttttttactttctctttcgattattgcgaaatattccttcttttttcggtaatttcgtcAGTGCAGATTGAAAGATGATAgccttagttattattatcggtaaatagttggagagaaggattgctaagagtaccgtaatgatcgaaagagaaagtaaacaaagagaatctctcattgttacattcgtcgttttgaacattttatgcagaaTATTACTTTTTTATACAGAGAAATAAGTCCAACATGACGCTCAAATACAAGGATATAAACAATGAAGAGTCGTCTAGAAAGCTCTATTCCATCTTACTAGGGTTTCGGAAGCGAAtgaattcaattcaaatcaCGTACGACGATCAACGGTCCACATGCCAATACTATCAAAAATATATAGTCATTTCGGTAAGTCCTGCGAGGAATTGGACTATCGAACACTTACTTTCTAGGACATCGACAACCGGCTCCAAGAAACTCCAGCACATCTTGTCTATCGTTGCGAGCGATCTATAAA
This genomic window contains:
- the LOC131431836 gene encoding spidroin-2-like; the protein is MNNKMRRKVSLRIDKNKLKVFTFCVLLCVSNFLPALEARKTTNNRKSSSSSSSSGRVSKPNKVSPSTYSNPGSLSYNNYQQKPKPQPSAPVDNSANTRPIGWNVNNQQPKPAAAAPPYPANAAKPPYPVNAAKPPYPVQQSHNVHQTHGAPPPPYAVNPQHGPPPPYSAVNNPNLNSPFNQPPPMYSPGNQGFKPGQPGGFGQQGGFGHQGGYGQQGGFGQQGGFGQQGGFGQQGGFGQPGGYHPSGGFGGHQPSFGGFPSGGTGYHAPHGGFQGGGVAPAVNYAPAPSFPIAAIPAGAYKPQSSGIGLGGIAAGVGTGLLAGAAGAAIYNALKPEDRVIYRDRVTVVNANPENNNNNNAAPAAGVPAPQAPAAAAPAPGAAAPAAAAPSGDAMNPQAVPHDSKDGGVSGVPNTPVIMNNNSTGEQQSNSTETPLAPYNETNPAPVPTGKQYYPPPGQYYPATGQYVPPGEYDPATGVFTPGRYIPDTNIFQQGQYDPLTQIFTPGNYDAATGQFVPDPNNGPVNLGTAISQEIVPAITSQPLNQWPQETSGAMSFKSCLLSTIPVVLATIARFI